A stretch of the Medicago truncatula cultivar Jemalong A17 chromosome 5, MtrunA17r5.0-ANR, whole genome shotgun sequence genome encodes the following:
- the LOC11407861 gene encoding F-box/kelch-repeat protein At3g23880 — protein MDGDEEDLYLPIELIIQILLKLPVKSLIRFKCVCKSWFSLISQPHFANSHFQLTANAHTPRILFINPDLESLSIDFETSLHDDSASYSPDISFLFEEYDYDSSSSSDMDFSSPHPSFLDLDIRGSCRGFILCSGYSSLYLWNPSTGVHRQIPFTTVIDSNLEAKYFYGFGYDESTDDYLVLSMCYDPSARGLLSHLGLFSLRANTWKEMEGGDNLRYSQQCMYSRVDSLLNGVIHWLAFHYDRSMNVIVGFHLTERKLIELPLPIGINNGPRVYDLWLFRGCLSLFDMCTDNGTVEIWVMKKYNVQSSWTKTLVLSFGDIPIHYFCPKYCTKSGDIVGTDDNVLAKYNDKGQLLEHHSYSDHEYGSLVVMYTESLLSLPGGDSDQA, from the coding sequence ATGGATGGAGACGAAGAAGACCTCTATCTGCCCATTGAATTGATCATTCAAATCCTTCTAAAGTTACCAGTGAAGTCTCTTATACGCTTCAAGTGTGTTTGTAAGTCTTGGTTTTCTCTCATATCTCAACCTCACTTTGCAAATTCTCATTTTCAACTTACCGCCAATGCACACACTCCTAGAATTCTGTTCATAAATCCAGATCTTGAATCTCTATCTATAGATTTTGAAACATCGCTTCACGATGATAGTGCTTCTTATTCACCGGACATTAGTTTCTTATTTGAGGAATATGATTATGAtagttcttcttcttcagacATGGATTTTTCATCTCCTCATCCATCTTTCTTAGATCTTGATATTAGAGGTTCATGTAGAGGTTTTATACTTTGCTCCGGTTATTCAAGCCTTTATCTATGGAATCCATCCACCGGAGTTCACAGACAAATACCCTTTACTACTGTTATTGATTCCAATTTAGAAGCAAAGTATTTCTATGGTTTTGGGTATGATGAGTCTACTGATGATTACCTGGTTCTTTCAATGTGCTATGATCCGAGTGCACGTGGTTTGTTATCTCACTTGGGGCTTTTCTCATTAAGAGCTAATACGTGGAAGGAAATGGAGGGTGGTGACAATTTGCGTTATTCACAGCAGTGTATGTATTCTAGAGTAGATTCACTCCTAAATGGGGTTATTCACTGGTTGGCTTTTCATTATGATAGATCAATGAATGTTATTGTTGGATTTCATTTAACGGAAAGGAAACTTATAGAGTTGCCTTTGCCTATTGGTATAAATAATGGTCCTAGAGTGTATGATTTATGGCTATTCAGAGGATGTCTCAGTCTATTTGATATGTGCACTGATAATGGTACAGTTGAAATATGGGTGATGAAAAAATACAATGTGCAATCGTCTTGGACAAAGACTCTCGTTCTTTCTTTTGGTGACATTCCCATTCACTACTTTTGTCCGAAATATTGTACAAAAAGTGGTGATATCGTTGGAACCGACGATAATGTATTGGCCAAGTATAATGATAAAGGACAGCTGCTAGAGCATCACTCCTACTCGGACCATGAATATGGATCCCTAGTGGTTATGTATACAGAATCTCTGCTTTCACTTCCTGGTGGTGACAGTGATCAGGCTTAA
- the LOC25494834 gene encoding F-box protein CPR1, translating to MQTETYLPFELIIQILLRLPVKSLIRFKCVCKLWLSLISQPHFANSHFQLTTATHTNRIMLITPYLQSLSIDLELSLNDDSAVYTTDISFLIDDEDYYSSSSSDMDDLSPPKSFFILDFKGSCRGFILLNCYSSLCIWNPSTGFHKRIPFTTIDSNPDANYFYGFGYDESTDDYLVISMSYEPSPSSDGMLSHLGIFSLRANVWTRVEGGNLLLYSQNSLLNLVESLSNGAIHWLAFRNDISMPVIVAFHLIERKLLELRLPNEIINGPSRAYDLWVYRGCLALWHILPDRVTFQIWVMEKYNVQSSWTKTLVLSFDGNPAHSFWPKYYTKSGDIVGRNMRCALAKYNDKGQLQEHHSYCDSQYVSPVVMYTESLLSIPGGDSGQV from the coding sequence ATGCAGACAGAGACATATCTTCCTTTtgagttaatcattcaaatcCTATTAAGGTTACCAGTCAAGTCTCTTATTCGTTTCAAATGCGTTTGTAAGTTATGGTTATCTCTTATATCTCAACCTCACTTTGCAAATTCACATTTTCAACTTACCACCGCTACACACACGAATAGAATTATGTTGATAACTCCATATCTTCAATCTCTATCTATAGATCTTGAATTATCGCTTAACGATGATAGTGCTGTATATACAACGGACATTAGTTTTTTGATTGACGATGAAGATTACTATAGTTCTTCTTCGTCGGACATGGATGATTTGTCGCCTCCCAAATCTTTTTTTATACTTGATTTTAAAGGTTCGTGTAGAGGCTTTATACTTTTGAACTGTTACTCAAGCCTCTGTATATGGAATCCATCCACCGGATTTCACAAACGAATACCTTTTACTACAATTGATTCCAATCCAGATGCAAATTATTTCTATGGTTTTGGGTATGACGAGTCAACAGATGATTACTTGGTGATTTCAATGTCCTATGAACCGAGTCCGAGCTCAGATGGTATGCTATCTCACTTGGGAATTTTCTCATTGAGAGCTAATGTGTGGACCAGAGTTGAGGGTGGTAACCTTTTGCTTTATTCACAGAACAGTCTTTTAAACTTAGTAGAGTCGCTCTCAAATGGGGCTATTCACTGGTTGGCTTTTCGTAATGATATATCAATGCCTGTTATTGTTGCCTTTCATTTAATTGAAAGGAAACTTCTAGAGTTGCGTTTGCCAAATGAGATAATCAATGGTCCTAGCAGGGCGTATGATTTATGGGTGTATAGAGGATGTCTCGCTCTATGGCATATTTTGCCTGATAGAGTTACATTTCAAATATGGGTGATGGAAAAATACAATGTGCAATCCTCTTGGACTAAGACTCTTGTCCTGTCTTTTGATGGCAATCCTGCTCACTCCTTTTGGCCGAAATACTATACAAAAAGTGGTGATATCGTTGGAAGAAACATGCGTTGTGCATTGGCCAAGTATAATGACAAAGGACAGCTGCAAGAACATCACTCCTACTGTGACAGTCAATATGTATCCCCAGTGGTTATGTATACAGAATCTCTGCTTTCAATTCCTGGTGGTGACAGTGGTCAAGTTTAA
- the LOC11410948 gene encoding UDP-glycosyltransferase 71K2 yields the protein MSMSDINKNSELIFIPAPGIGHLASALEFAKLLTNHDKNLYITVFCIKFPGMPFADSYIKSVLASQPQIQLIDLPEVEPPPQELLKSPEFYILTFLESLIPHVKATIKTILSNKVVGLVLDFFCVSMIDVGNEFGIPSYLFLTSNVGFLSLMLSLKNRQIEEVFDDSDRDHQLLNIPGISNQVPSNVLPDACFNKDGGYIAYYKLAERFRDTKGIIVNTFSDLEQSSIDALYDHDEKIPPIYAVGPLLDLKGQPNPKLDQAQHDLILKWLDEQPDKSVVFLCFGSMGVSFGPSQIREIALGLKHSGVRFLWSNSAEKKVFPEGFLEWMELEGKGMICGWAPQVEVLAHKAIGGFVSHCGWNSILESMWFGVPILTWPIYAEQQLNAFRLVKEWGVGLGLRVDYRKGSDVVAAEEIEKGLKDLMDKDSIVHKKVQEMKEMSRNAVVDGGSSLISVGKLIDDITGSN from the coding sequence atgtCTATGAGTGATATAAACAAGAATTCAGAACTCATCTTCATTCCTGCACCAGGAATTGGCCACTTAGCTTCAGCTCTTGAATTTGCAAAACTTTTAACCAACCATGACAAAAATCTTTACATCACAGTCTTCTGCATCAAGTTTCCAGGCATGCCCTTTGCAGATTCATATATCAAATCAGTTTTAGCCTCACAACCACAAATTCAACTGATTGATCTTCCTGAAGTAGAACCACCTCCACAAGAGCTACTAAAATCTCCAGAATTTTACATCTTGACTTTTTTGGAGAGTCTCATACCTCATGTCAAAGCAactatcaaaaccattttatcaaacaaagtTGTTGGGTTAGTCCTAGATTTCTTTTGTGTTTCAATGATTGATGTTGGAAATGAATTTGGTATCCCTTCTTATTTGTTTCTAACATCAAATGTTGGTTTTTTAAGTCTCATGCTTTCCCTTAAAAACCGCCAAATCGAAGAAGTTTTCGATGATTCCGACCGTGATCATCAGTTGTTGAATATTCCTGGTATCTCAAACCAAGTTCCTTCTAATGTTTTACCTGATGCTTGTTTTAATAAAGATGGTGGATATATTGCTTATTATAAACTAGCTGAGAGGTTTAGAGACACCAAAGGGATTATTGTTAATACCTTTTCAGATTTGGAACAATCTTCTATTGATGCATTATATGATCATGATGAGAAAATCCCTCCTATCTATGCTGTTGGTCCTTTGTTAGATCTCAAAGGTCAGCCTAACCCTAAATTGGATCAAGCTCAGCATGATCTTATATTGAAATGGCTAGATGAGCAGCCAGATAAATCagttgtttttttatgttttggaaGCATGGGAGTTAGCTTTGGTCCATCTCAAATAAGAGAGATAGCATTAGGACTTAAGCATAGTGGGGTTAGGTTCTTGTGGTCTAACAGTGCAGAGAAAAAAGTGTTCCCAGAAGGGTTTTTAGAATGGATGGAATTGGAAGGTAAGGGAATGATATGTGGATGGGCACCACAAGTTGAGGTTTTGGCACATAAGGCTATTGGTGGATTTGTTTCACATTGTGGATGGAATTCTATTTTGGAAAGTATGTGGTTTGGTGTACCAATATTGACATGGCCTATTTATGCAGAACAACAGCTTAATGCTTTTAGGTTGGTGAAGGAATGGGGGGTAGGTTTGGGACTGAGAGTGGACTATAGAAAGGGTAGTGATGTTGTAGCGGCCGAGGAGATTGAGAAAGGATTGAAGGATTTGATGGATAAAGATAGCATTGTACACAAGAAGGTTCAAGAGATGAAAGAGATGTCTAGGAATGCTGTTGTTGATGGTGGATCTTCTTTAATTTCTGTTGGAAAACTTATTGATGATATTACAGGAAGCAACTGA
- the LOC11406304 gene encoding zinc finger CCCH domain-containing protein 25 isoform X1 encodes MNPLTLVKRIQQINSREAALNISEDASWHTKYKDSAYVFVGGIPFDFTEGDVIAVFAQYGEVVDINLVRDKGTGKSKGFAFIAYEDQRSTNLAVDNLNGAQVSGRIIRVDHVDKYKKMEEEDEEEAKQKREARGVCRAFQRGECTRGAGCKFSHDEQRAANTGWGDNGIAKGDNDKYDGPKKERRYGNNQPDRIPETRDRDSRSRAHGNGMELDNPSKRSDRREEKMLRRQDGDGNFVGRENTSRREEKRPRDYKDDEFEQWPREDRHRREEKRSRNGYDDREPEPRDHKREDRRSIKQDDVKFEPKSRDSDLREDKRPSRRDVDDFGSKSRETQGSREERRSRKHTDDESMPRSREDHDRKQDNRSYHKDADRSESKGRNDSDRREEKRSRR; translated from the exons ATGAACCCGCTAACACTAGTGAAGCGCATTCAACAAATCAATTCTAGAGAAGCTGCACTTAACATAAGCGAAGATGCTTCGTGGCACACAAAATACAAAGATTCTGCTTATGTTTTCGTCGGTGGTATTCCCTTTGATTTCACTGAGGGTGATGTTATCGCTGTTTTTGCTCA GTATGGTGAGGTTGTTGATATTAATCTTGTTAGAGACAAAGGTACTGGCAAATCAAAGGGTTTTGCATTCATAGCGTATGAAGATCAAAGAAGCACTAATCTTGCTGTCG ATAATCTGAATGGAGCTCAGGTTTCAGGTAGGATTATTAGGGTGGATCATGTTGATAAATATAAGAAGatggaagaggaagatgaagaggaaGCGAAGCAGAAAAGGGAGGCCCGTGGTGTTTGTCGAGCTTTCCAAAGAGGGGAGTGTACTCGTGGAGCTGGCTGCAAATTTTCTCATGATGAGCAA AGAGCTGCAAATACTGGTTGGGGTGATAACGGGATTGCAAAAGGGGATAATGACAAATATGATGGTcccaagaaagaaagaaggtaTGGCAACAACCAACCAGATCGCATTCCAGAAACTAGAGATAGAGATTCACGTTCCAGAGCCCATGGAAATGGGATGGAATTAGACAACCCATCCAAGAGAAGTGATAGAAGAGAGGAAAAGATGTTGCGAAGGCAAGATGGCGATGGTAATTTTGTGGGAAGAGAAAATACCagtagaagagaagaaaagagacCAAGAGACTATaaagatgatgaatttgaacAGTGGCCAAGAGAAGATCGGCATaggagagaagaaaaaagatcAAGGAATGGTTATGATGATAGGGAACCTGAGCCAAGAGATCATAAAAGGGAAGACAGGAGGTCAATAAAGCAAGATGATGTCAAGTTTGAACCTAAGTCAAGAGATTCTGATCTTAGAGAAGATAAAAGACCAAGTAGGCGGGATGTTGATGATTTTGGAAGCAAGTCAAGAGAAACACAGGGTAGCAGGGAAGAGAGGAGATCAAGAAAACACACTGACGATGAATCTATGCCGAGGTCAAGAGAAGATCATGATAGGAAGCAAGACAACAGATCATATCATAAAGACGCTGATCGATCTGAATCAAAAGGAAGAAATGATTCTGACcgaagagaagaaaagaggtCCAGAAGGTAA